CCGACGCCAAGGCCGTGCGCCCGGACGTCATCATCGGCACCGGCCGCAGCGACTACCCGAACCAGGTCAACAACGCGCTCTGCTTCCCGTACATCTTCCGCGGCGCGCTGGACGTGGGCGCCACGGTCATCAACGAGGACATGAAGGTCGCCTGCGTGCACGCCATCGCCAAGCTGGCGCGGCGCGAGGCCTCCGACCTGGGTTCGGCCTACGGCGACGACGTGCCGTGCTTCGGTCCCGAATACCTGATTCCGCGCCCGTTCGATCCGCGCCTGCTGGTCGAAGTGGCCGCGGCGGTCGCGCAGGCGGCGATGGACTCCGGCGTGGCGCTGCGTCCGATCCCGGACATGTGGGCGTACCGCGAGAAGCTGGGCCAGTTCGTCTACCGCACCAGCCTGATGATGAAGCCGGTCTACGACCGCGCGCGCGCCGACAAGAAGCGCGTGGTGTACGCGGAAGGCGAGGAAGAGACCGTGCTGCGCGCCGTGCAGACGGTGATCGACGAAGGCCTGGCGTTCCCGATCCTGATCGGCCGTCCGGACGTGATCGATGCGCGCATCCAGCGCCTGAGCCTGCGCATGCGCGCCGGCGTCGATTTCGAAGTGACCAACCAGGACGACGACCCGCGTTTCAACGACTACTGGCAGCACTACCACGCGCTGACGTCGCGCCGTGGGGTGACGCCGGCGGCGGCGAAGAACCTGATGCGCTCGCGGCCCACGCTGATCGCCGCGGTGATGGTCGCGCGCGGCGAAGCCGACGCGATGATCACCGGGCTGGTCGGCCGCTTCCACAAGAAGCTGGGCTACGTGCGCAGCGTGATCCCGCTGGATCCGGGCGTGCAGTCGACCTCGGCGATGACCGGCGTGATCAACAACCAGGGCGCGTATTTCTTCCTCGACACGCACGTGCAGGACGACCCGACCGCCGAGCAGATCGCCGAAGCCACGCTGCAGGCCGCCTACCGCCTGAAGCTGTTCGGCATCGAACCGCGCATCGCGCTGCTGTCGCACTCCAACTTCGGCAGTCACGAGACCCCGGGCTCGATCAAGATGCGCAAGGTCCGCGAGCTGCTGCTCAAGCGCAAGCCCGACCTCAACGTCGACGGCGAAATGCAGGGCGACACCGCGTGGGACGAGGTGTTGCGCAGCCGCATGATGCCGGGCAGCACGCTGTCGGGCCGCGCGAACCTGTTCGTCATGCCGAACCTGGACGCGGCCAACATCGCCTACAACATGGTGCGCGTGGTCACCGACGGCGTGGCGATCGGCCCGATCCTGATGGGCATCTCGCGCCCGGTCCACATCCTGACCACCAGCGCCACGCCGCGCCGGGTGATCAACATGACCGCCATCGCCGCGGTGGACGCGCAGATCCGCCAGCAGCGCGAAGCCGAGCGCACCGGGCCGGGTTGAACGCCCGCGCCACGGTGACGGTCACGACGACGCCGGCGCGCTGACGTCGGCGCCGAGGTCGGCCTCGATGGCCGGTTCGGCGGTGGCGGGCTCCTCGATGCCCGCCGGAACGGCGCTGCGGGCGCCCTCGCTCGCGTCGAGTTCGGTGGTGGCGCGGGCGATTGCGGCACGGTCGAGCGTGGACACCTTGCAGGCGCGGTCCAGGAACAGATCCGTCACGTGCTCGCGGCGGCCCTGCAACTGCGCCCGCTGCGCCATCGCGGCCATGCTGTCCTGCTGGGCCTTCATGCTCTTGTCCATCGCCTCGTAGATCGCGTCGGTGTTGGGACGCCCGCCGAGCGACGACAGTGCGCCGCTCGCCATGCCGCCACCCGGCACCAGGCCGAGCAGGGCGCTGCCGAAACTGCGGGCGCGCTGGCCGGCCACCATCTTCTTCTGCGCCTGGCGCATGTCGTCCTGCATCTGCCGCGACATCTCCATCGGATCGGCGGCCTGCGGCAGGGCGGTGATGCGCCGGCCCAGCCATTCGGATTCGGCGTAGAGCGCCTCGCAACTCGCATCGGAATCGGAGAGCCGGGCGATGTCGGTCGCCTGGCCGACGAACATCCCGGGGTCGGGCATCATCTGCGCTTGGACCGCCGGCACGGCCAAAACGAGCGTGGCGCCGGCGAGGAGAAGGGAACGGAAGAAACGGGGCATCGCGATGTCGTCCTGACAGTGAGGCGGCAACGGTAGACCCCCGCCCGGTCCGCCACGACCGCAGGAAGTCCCGGTGACGATCGAGGGCAGCCGAAAGTCATGATGACGTTCAGCAGGGGTCATGTGGCGCGCACGATCAGCTTGCCCAGGTTGTCGCCGCGGACCAGCCGGGACAGCGCCAGCGGCGCCTGCTCCAGGCCTTCCACGTACTCCTCCTGCCACCTGAGATGATCCGAACGCAACAGTGCGCCCATCTCGCTCATGAAGCCGGGGTCCACCAGGAACTGCGGATGCAGCCGGGTCACGTCGCGATGGGTGAACGAACGCACCAGCAGGCGGCGCAGCAGGATGGCGTTGAGGAAGGCCGGCAACCGGTCGCTGGCCGGCTCGGGCCACAGCTCGCCCTCCATCATGCCGCACAGGGGCATCCTCGCCCCGTCGTTGAGCAGCGGCATCACCGTATCGATGCAGTGGCCGTGCACGCTTTCGAGGAACACATCCACGCCGTCGGGACACGCGCGCCGCAACTGCTCGGGGAAATCGTCGGCATGGCGGTCGAGGGCGACGGGGAAGCCGTAGGTCTCGCGCACGTGGCGGCACTTCTCCTCGCTGCTGGTCACCGCGACGATGCGCGCGCCGCGCATCTGCGCCAGTTGCCCGGCCGTGGCGCCGATCGGTCCGCTGGCCGCGGCCACGACCATGGTTTCGCCGGGACGCGGTTCGCAGGCTTCGCGCACGGCCGACCAGGCGATGAAACCGTACATGCCGTAGATGCCCAGCGCTGTGCTGACCGGCGCCACGCCGGGATACAGCTTGCGACGGATCGAGGTGGCATCGACGACTTGGTGGCTCTGCCAGCCGGTATGCGCCAGTACCTGGTCGCCGGCCTTGAAGCCGGCGTGCCTCGACGCGACCACGCGCGAGACGGTGCTGCACGGCATCACCTGGCCCAGCGCCAGGATGTCGCCGTCGGGCGCGTCTTCCAGCATGCGGCTGGCCGCGCAGATGTCGATCGAGACCAGTTCGGTCTTCAGCAGGAGTTGGCCGTTCTTCGGCAACCGCAAGGGCATCCGCTCGATGCGGAAGCAGTCCGCGATGTCGCGGCCCACGGGGCGCTGGGCGAGCACGACGCGCGTATTGCAGGGAGTGGCGGCGGAGCGAGGCGGGGGGGCGGGTGCGTGCGCGTGCGCGTGCGCGCCGAGATGCGTTGTAGGTGTCACCGGATCCTGGTCCAAACAATTGCCCCTGTAATCCAGTGGAACGCAGTCATCGCGCGATGCCGGTCATGCGACGCATGATCGGCATCCGATGTGCGATGAATTGGTTTCATGTGTGAGCGATCGCGCATGCCACGCTGCGTGCAGGACGTCATGCAGCGAACGCGCTGATGCACGGCGTCGACATAGCGGGGGCAGGGAATGGGCATGTGCGTGCGATGTAGCCACCGGCGGTGTCGCCGCCGGTGGCGCCCGGGCATCACGGCGATGCCCGATGGGGAGGCATCAGAACTCGTAACTCGCGGTCAGCGTCAGCCTGCGCGGGTCGACGAAACTGCGCGGGTGCTTGTAGTTGTATGCCGCCGCACCGCCGCCGTCGTTCCAGATCTCCACCACGCGGTAGTAATCCTGGCTGTCGAACACGTTCTGCACCATCAGCCCGAGCTTCAGGCCCTTCGCCCAGGTGGGCGCGTAGTCCACCCGCAGGTCCACCGTGGTCGCCCACGGCACGCGGCCGGAGGTGCCGCGCGGATGCAGGCTGTCGTCGACCGAGTAAGGGGTGCCGACGCCTTCGCCGCAGTAGAACGAACCGGCACCGTACTGCACCGCTTCGCCGTCCGGGCCATCCGACGGGTAGATGCCGAAGCAGTTCACCGGACGTCCGCTCTGCGCGATCAGGTTCGCGCCGACGCGCCACTGCTCGTTGATCTGGTAGGCGCCGAACACCTTCAGGCTGTGGCGGCGATCGTTGGGCAGGTAGCCGTAGGAGCCGTCCATCAGGCCGGGGAAATCGAAGTCCTGGGTGATGCCGGCGTCTTCCTGGGCGATGTCGGACTTCACGTAGCCTTCGGTATTGCCGCGGCTCTTGGACCAGGTGTACGAGGCCTGCATGAACCACCTGTCGTCCCAGGCGCGCTCCAGCATCAGCTCCACGGCCTTGTACTTGCGCTTGGCGACCGGCAGCCCCAGCGCGCTGCCCGGGATGTTGACCACGGTCAGCTCGCCGGTGCCGTTCAGGTCGACGTTGGCCGACAGGTCCTTGCCCGGATTGGTCAGGAAGCAGTGCGACAGGGCCTCGGCGATCGCCGCCGCATGGTCGGCCGAATAACCGTTGGCGAGCGCCCAGGTTTCGGCGCCGCTGCCCGCGCACATGTCGTCCATGCCGGACTTGAGCTCGCGGTAGACGCCGCGCATCCCCAGCGTCCACTTCGGCGCGAACTGCCACTGCCAGCCGGCGATGAACTCGTCCTGGTACATCGGCTCCAGGTTGTTGTCCACCACCGTGCGCGGATCCTTGATCTCGCCGTCGCTGCTGTAGTTGCGCGGACCGACCTGGGGACCGACCGTCGGGATGCCGGTCACCGGATCGATCGCGGTGAAGGTGTACCACTCGTTGTAGTCGAGTTCGGCGCCGGCCAGGCGGACGTTGGTGTTGGCGTAGACCGGGATGTAGTAACGCCCCACGTTGCCGAACACCTTCAGCGTCGAGTCGCCCTTGGCGTCCCACGAGAAGCCGAGGCGGGGCGACCAGGTGTCCTTGATGTCGATGAAGGTGCCGCCCTCGGCATTGAGGTTCTCGAATGCTTCGTTGCGGATGCCCAGGTAGGCCATCCAGCGGTCGTTGACCTGCCAGGTGTCCTCCACGTACCAGGCCTTGTTCTTGGTGGTGAACGTGCCGCCGTTGTCGAGCACGCGCAGGCGGACCATCTCGGTGACGCCCGTCGGCACCACCACGCCCGGCGCCACGGTCGTGCCCGGCGTGGTGTTGTAGTAACGCCAGTACACGCCGCCGGAGTACGAGGAGCCGTCGACGGTGATGAACTCTTCGTTGTCCAGGCCGAAGCGGAGGGTGTGGTCGCCGAGCAGCCATTCGCCGTCGACGCGGAACGCCTTGCGCGTATCGCCGGCGTCCGGGATGCGCATGTCGTAGTCGATGTAGCAGCCGGCCACGCCGATCGGCGGCGTACCGGCGTTGCGCCCGTCCAGGATGTAGGGGCAGTCTTCCGAATTGGAGTTCTCGTTGCCGCGCGAGTACTTGCCGTAGCCGTACAGCGCCGAGAGGGTGAAGGCATCGGTGATGTAGCCGGTCCACTTGGCGATGTAGTTGTCGCCGCCGGTGGTGCGGCGGAACGTGCCGATGGGGTCGCCGCCGCCGACCGACAGGTCGCCCGCGGGGCGCTGGTAGGTGACGCCCTCCTCGATCGCCTTGTCGCGGAAGGCGGTGAGCTCGAGCCGGTGGTCGTCGTTGATGTACCAGTCCAGCTTGACCAGGCCCTGCGGCGAATCGATCGTGGACTTGTCGTGGCCGTTCTCGTAGTCGAGGACCTCTTCGTCGCGCTGGCCCTGGAACAGGCCGAAGAAGAACAGCTTGTCCTTCACCAGCGGACCGCCGCCGTACACGTTGTAGGTGGTCGTATCGACCTTGGATCCGCTCTCGACGATGCGGAAGTCGCCGTCGCGCTCCGGATCGTGCGCGAGCGCGCGGCCGCTGGACAGCGAGTCGGGGCTCCAGAACACATTGGCCCCGCCCTTCCATTCGTTGGTGCCGCGCTTGGTGGTGACGTTGAGCACGCCGCCGAGCGAGCGGCCGAATTCCGCGCCATAGCCGCCGGTCTTGATCTGCTGCTCGGCGATCGCTTCGAACGGCACCTGGTTGAATTCCAGGCCGGTGACGATGTTGGTGACGTTGAAGCCGTTGACGTAGTAGACGTTCTCCGCCGCCGAGCTGCCGCCGAACGACGCGACGTTGCCGAAGCGCGCATCGCCCTTGACCGTGCCTGGCGCGAGCAGCGCGACGTTGGTGATGTCGCGCGAGACCGGCAGGCGGTCGATCTGGGCTTCGGTGAAGATCGTCACCGATTCGACCGACGAGACGTCGATGGGATTGACCGCTGCGGAGCCGACGACGGTGATCGTATCCAGGGTGGCGGCCCCGCCTGCGACCACGAAGGAGACGTTGCTGCCAGTGCCGGTGTTGACCGCCACCTCG
This genomic stretch from Pseudoxanthomonas sp. CF385 harbors:
- a CDS encoding NADP-dependent malic enzyme, yielding MTNDDFKQAALEYHRLSPPGKIKVAPTKPMLTQRDLALAYSPGVAYACEAIVEDPNTASELTARGNLVAVVTNGTAVLGLGNIGALAGKPVMEGKGVLFQKFAGIDVFDIEIDETDPDKLVDIIASLEPTFGGINLEDIKAPECFIVERKLRERMKIPVFHDDQHGTAIIVGAAVVNALEVVGKKIQDVKLATSGAGAAGIACLDMLVALGLKPENILAFDREGVIYTGRPHLDPDKARYARDTPKRSLAEIVDGADIFLGLSAGGILKPEMVATMAATPIILALANPNPEILPADAKAVRPDVIIGTGRSDYPNQVNNALCFPYIFRGALDVGATVINEDMKVACVHAIAKLARREASDLGSAYGDDVPCFGPEYLIPRPFDPRLLVEVAAAVAQAAMDSGVALRPIPDMWAYREKLGQFVYRTSLMMKPVYDRARADKKRVVYAEGEEETVLRAVQTVIDEGLAFPILIGRPDVIDARIQRLSLRMRAGVDFEVTNQDDDPRFNDYWQHYHALTSRRGVTPAAAKNLMRSRPTLIAAVMVARGEADAMITGLVGRFHKKLGYVRSVIPLDPGVQSTSAMTGVINNQGAYFFLDTHVQDDPTAEQIAEATLQAAYRLKLFGIEPRIALLSHSNFGSHETPGSIKMRKVRELLLKRKPDLNVDGEMQGDTAWDEVLRSRMMPGSTLSGRANLFVMPNLDAANIAYNMVRVVTDGVAIGPILMGISRPVHILTTSATPRRVINMTAIAAVDAQIRQQREAERTGPG
- a CDS encoding TonB-dependent receptor; the protein is MNRGRIRKQFRITTLSLALGACFASGVQAQSNTTGSVFGQAAEGDRITVTHVGTGLERSVSVGTSGDFRVGALPPGQYRVTRTDAAGATSTREVAVNTGTGSNVSFVVAGGAATLDTITVVGSAAVNPIDVSSVESVTIFTEAQIDRLPVSRDITNVALLAPGTVKGDARFGNVASFGGSSAAENVYYVNGFNVTNIVTGLEFNQVPFEAIAEQQIKTGGYGAEFGRSLGGVLNVTTKRGTNEWKGGANVFWSPDSLSSGRALAHDPERDGDFRIVESGSKVDTTTYNVYGGGPLVKDKLFFFGLFQGQRDEEVLDYENGHDKSTIDSPQGLVKLDWYINDDHRLELTAFRDKAIEEGVTYQRPAGDLSVGGGDPIGTFRRTTGGDNYIAKWTGYITDAFTLSALYGYGKYSRGNENSNSEDCPYILDGRNAGTPPIGVAGCYIDYDMRIPDAGDTRKAFRVDGEWLLGDHTLRFGLDNEEFITVDGSSYSGGVYWRYYNTTPGTTVAPGVVVPTGVTEMVRLRVLDNGGTFTTKNKAWYVEDTWQVNDRWMAYLGIRNEAFENLNAEGGTFIDIKDTWSPRLGFSWDAKGDSTLKVFGNVGRYYIPVYANTNVRLAGAELDYNEWYTFTAIDPVTGIPTVGPQVGPRNYSSDGEIKDPRTVVDNNLEPMYQDEFIAGWQWQFAPKWTLGMRGVYRELKSGMDDMCAGSGAETWALANGYSADHAAAIAEALSHCFLTNPGKDLSANVDLNGTGELTVVNIPGSALGLPVAKRKYKAVELMLERAWDDRWFMQASYTWSKSRGNTEGYVKSDIAQEDAGITQDFDFPGLMDGSYGYLPNDRRHSLKVFGAYQINEQWRVGANLIAQSGRPVNCFGIYPSDGPDGEAVQYGAGSFYCGEGVGTPYSVDDSLHPRGTSGRVPWATTVDLRVDYAPTWAKGLKLGLMVQNVFDSQDYYRVVEIWNDGGGAAAYNYKHPRSFVDPRRLTLTASYEF
- a CDS encoding NADP-dependent oxidoreductase codes for the protein MLAQRPVGRDIADCFRIERMPLRLPKNGQLLLKTELVSIDICAASRMLEDAPDGDILALGQVMPCSTVSRVVASRHAGFKAGDQVLAHTGWQSHQVVDATSIRRKLYPGVAPVSTALGIYGMYGFIAWSAVREACEPRPGETMVVAAASGPIGATAGQLAQMRGARIVAVTSSEEKCRHVRETYGFPVALDRHADDFPEQLRRACPDGVDVFLESVHGHCIDTVMPLLNDGARMPLCGMMEGELWPEPASDRLPAFLNAILLRRLLVRSFTHRDVTRLHPQFLVDPGFMSEMGALLRSDHLRWQEEYVEGLEQAPLALSRLVRGDNLGKLIVRAT